In the genome of Brachypodium distachyon strain Bd21 chromosome 3, Brachypodium_distachyon_v3.0, whole genome shotgun sequence, the window ccacagaaaaaaaaagtactccaaGATACAAATTTCTTTGTGTTAACAGATCTATATATTCTTGCACCTGAATCCAACCTCAAAAGAATGGGACATTACAGAGAGACATTTCTCCTCACTGAACTGTCGTATACATGTAACTAATTAAATCTGTGCAAAGAGCAGCTCATTCCACAAATCCGGTACACCAGGAAGGCACCAGTGCAAGCAATCGTACTTCTCCCTCTGAGCTCCGACACTATGGTTCGAGATATGGCCCTCGCTCCGCAGCCGCGAGATAGCAGTGACATCCAGCAGCTTAACCCGAGTCCCATTCACGGCGTGCTCCGCAGCCAGATCACCCGAGCGATCCCCCGAGACCTCGCTCCCACCGGACAACGGGGCGGTGTCCTCGCACCTTCCTCCGGTGTCCCAGCCGCCGTCCACGAAATGGTCCGGCGACATCGTCCTCAGGAACACCTTCATCCCAGGACGACGTAGCAGCTCCGCATCCAGCCATCTGGCAATGTTGTGCAGCTTAGCGTTCCTCGCGTCGGTGAAGAAGTTCGCCGCGGCTTTGCCTTTCCTTATTACGGGCTTCCCGCCGTCGTAGAGCTCCCAGTGATTTCGGATGAATTTCTGCCTGCTCCAGTGGTGGCCGGTGTTGAGCACCAGGGCGTCGAAACTGTGGAGATGCTGCTTCAGGAACTCTGCCGGCCGGTCGAGATGCAACGCGTAGCtagtcgtcgtcttcttcttcgtcctcgccgAGCTCGTGGTGTTTTGCAATGGCTGCAGCTCAGATAGGGTCGCGGACCAGTAGAAAAGGATCGTGGTGTTGGTCGATGGGAATCGGTAAGCGGAACCACCAGCTGGGCTGAAAGCGTTCGGGGCTTTGACAAGGCCGTATTTCCGGCTAACATCTTCGACCTCTGGGCTGTGCTTACCACCTGTCGCTATGCACATCATGGACTGGAATTGTTGTCTGCCGAGCGAATCGCCCACGAAAGCCAGAGTCTTGTGCCTCATCCTGTACGTAACGTACGCCTCCCAACATGTTAGAACAACTGAACCGATATTTCAGCACAGCGAGTCAACGAGGAGAAGCGCACAATAGTACTACCTTTTCAGAAAGTTTTGGCCAGAAAAGTCGGGGATCTCGCAGCCATTTGGCTGCCAGCGGTAACTCTCGTAGGAGAAGTCGGTCCGGTCCATCCGGCGGCATGCCCACACCAGCGACAGCCATCGACTGCACTCCTTGCCGGAGTAGAGTGGCCGCTTGTTGTCTGCTACCCACTTCCCCTTTCCGTAGTTACAATCTATCAAGTACTACCAACAGCAATCTGTTAGCAAggtagaaaaacaaaacatcttGATAAGGTAGCTAGACCCAACCAACCGAACCGTGCATGGGACTTTCGCTCGCTcaaaagaaaacgaaattcTAACCGGTGATGGAATCGGTGGTCGGCTATCGGCGCATGCATCAGCGTCAAGAGAAGAGGCATTGCTCGATGGCGTGGTAGTTTGTTCGCACAGCTGACATTCAATCAgcacaagaatttagaatcagaaggAGTAGACGAAAGAACAGTGAGCTCGGTAAATTTAAAAGGGTTAATTTCTTATTTAAATTTCTGAGATTTTCAGTATCTTTTATCGATTATTCATGATTTTCCTAAaatcttcagttttttttttcctttttgttcgtTCAAGTTTTCTAATTTGAAAGACTATCCTTGCCAATCATAATCATATTTATTGTATACATATTTTAGTTTGTTAAAAAGTTAAAGTTTTATTTATTGCAAAAAGAACTTTATTCATTTGTGCTGATAAGGTTGCCCACCTGTGCGGAACCACGTCATCACCAAAACAACTTTcaatgggggggggggggggggggggcaaagAAACCACGACTATGGTTTTGGTATTTGAGGGGCCAAAATTAAGTTGTGTATTGAAGGTGAGCACAAATTCTAAACTTCCGTAATAGTCATAGGACTAGAACTAAACctttttagaaagaaaaatctcaaaaatgAATACCCAGCTTCAACATATTGAACCCGCCATAGGGAATATAGCGTATGCGTACCTTGTCCTGTGCGGAAATTTTCGGTTGCTCCTCCAACCTTGTTATGCCGAAGTTCGTGAGGACGGGGGACACATCCAGCACCGAGAAAACAGCAACCAGCACAAcgagaagaagcagaggacaTCCTAAGAACGGCGCGCTAGCAAGAAGCCTGTCCAGAGACCCGCCTTTCATCGATGCCCGGAAGATGCAGCGTACCTGTTCGGCGCCTTTTCCGGTGGGTGATCGCGGGCGCGGGTAAGGAGAGGGCTCAGACTCAGAGGGACATTTGGATTTCTCGCCTGGCTTGTTGACTGCGCAATAACCAGCTAGCTCGTTGCAACTTAAAGCTATGCTCATGTCTCTGCCTCTCGAGAACGTGGGCAGGAACCTGCAGGGGAAGAGATGGACGCGGCGGCAGCGTGGATCTGGGAAGAGAGATGGAGAGGATCATCTCAACGTGCTTTTTCCAACTACGGAATGGAACCACAACGactgcatttttctttttttccactTGCACGCGCCGGCCAGTGGGTATCGCTCCTGGCTCCTGCCAATATTCGCTCCGATCTCTCTCGATTTCAATCTCCGCCGTATCCGGCTCTTAATTAGCTTCTCCACGTGCTCCCTATCTCTCAGCTgactctctctcttctccacGTGCTCGCTGCTCTCGACGCCGTGCTTGCCGAAATGGGTGGTCTTGGGTTTATAAACAAAGAGATAAGTGGCAATTTGGCATGGGAAGAAACGATCAGAGCATGGCTTGAGTGGTCATTGGTCAACGAGACAGTTGCATACTCTCAACCCACCACGGAGTGGATTGttcctttagtttttttttagggaagccGACACTTTATTTAAACTTGAATACGAGTAgggataaaaaaaaggtttggCGAAATTAGCAGCCAAACGTTGCGACCTGCAGCAAGCGAGGAAGCAGCCCTCGCTAGGCCATGAGCATCTGCATTGGAAGTTCTCCGCTCATGGACAAAACTAACAGAAACAAAGCTAGAGGAACTGGGGCAAAACGGCCCTTAAAATCTTCCTTCATGGCCTTAATGACTTCGAGGCAGTCAGACGCAACCCGGATGCTCGCCAGCCGTAGATCTGCAGCCAGCGCCAGCGCTTCACGACAGGCGAGGGCTTCTAGAGTTCCTGGGTCAGACGATCAGTGATACTCAGGAAGACCAGGACAGAAGAGCCCAGGAGCAAGCCGGAATCATCCCTACACACTGCAGCAATTGCGCCGGCATTAGCATGCTTCGACACTGCCGCACCGAGCTGTTCTCTGCTACCCCGTGATGAAAGCTGGCCCTCCGTTGCTCAAGATCCAACAGCCCAAACGAAAGTATACTGTTTGGACTCAAAGGAGCCGTATATATCCACTAACGGGCCGGGTAGAGCAGTATAGATGTAATTTGGGAACCTGTAGTTTTGTGAGCCCATCATCCGCCCGCACGGCCCACCCGgcatttctcaaaaaaaaaaaaagctgtgCGGATTTGTTTCCCATCGTCTTCTCCCTAGCTCCCACACAGTTCAGCCGCCGGCGGGGTCTAGGCTTAGATTTGTTCCAAAGTTTTACTTCTGGAACCGTGAGTTTTATGAGAAATCAAAAACCATCAAAAACTCCGTCTGGTTGAGCCGTTGAGTAGATAAAAAAGATTAAGGTTTATCAAATTCTGTGTTCGAACTAATTTCTTTGGAGTACTGTTCGTTTTCCCGGGCTAATCTCGAGCGGCTAAGTCCGGCCGGCAAGGCGGCGGGCGCAACGATCGTGGGATCGTGGCtgcggccggcggccagggcAACAATCCTGTACACAGACACAGCTAGATGGGAACACacggtagagcaaatgggctgAAGCCCAGGAATGCTATTCACGaaccaaagaaaaatcatTAACCGTTAATCCTTATAAATATAAATGTCTATTCTACCCTCAGAAAACAACGGTGGAGATTCATATACTGCCTCCTCCTTCCAAGCAGCTAGAGAGAATTTCACGTCTACTAGCCTCTGTAGGAGTAGGGAGTTACTTATGGCTGTAGGCTCTTAGATGGAATGGATGGTCAAGTCTTGGAAATGTTCTCCCACCATGAGCGGCGGTCAAGCATTTGTATTGGGCCTTGATCACCCtagtttgttttcttcattttcAAGACATTATCTTGCGTCCTGTACTTTTGTTGGTTGGATGCATAATGGTTACGCAGAGGTCAGGGGTATGAACTCTCAACTCTTGTAGACCAGCGTCTTCCTTAAAGGCGTGTTTGATGGAGGGAAATCCTGACCTTTCCTGTAGACCATTGTCCAGGAGGTCATTTGCTTGCCGGCCATTACCTTTGCAGACAGCTTGACCGCCTTGGGTGAGACGCTCATGACGGCAAAGTCTGTCGGAAAGGTCTTTACTAGCTAGCCATGCCGAAACAAATGGGAGGACACATAAGAAAGGATAGGATTTTATACACTCTTCCAGTTCAGGAACTGGAGCAACTTACACAAGCTTTAGGCCGCGCAACGGCGCAGAATTTTATCTAAGCAAAACAGACAAGTTGAATCGTTGCTCACCGGCGTGCAAAGAATGGTCAGTTAAAGACCAAAACTTTCTTCTTTGCAGATATCTGCTGTTTGCTATCCTGTAGTAATGCTATCCCTGTAGTGAAACCATCCTTGGTAAACAATGTGACATTGTCCTCAAGTGGTCAGATTGGAGACACCATCTTCAATGATttcttcctccgcctcctcctcttcttctacctcctccccttcctccccttcctcctcttcctctggaAGAGCTTCTTGTGACGCTTCAGGTCCTGCTGGCCCAGGGCCATCGTAAGGTCCATGCTTCTGCAGACTCCAGTACATGATGCTTGCAGTAAGAGTGAGGATCATCTTCGGATTTACCTGCCAAGGAAAAATGAGATGCAGAAGTTACTGCCTGTCCTTTGTCTAACCAAATGAAGGTCAAGcttaaatttaatcaaatgGATGAATTCAATAAGCTACCTCCATTATGTCCTCCGGCAACAAGAATACGGTGCACCCAAGCTTCCTAGCGACACTTATGATGTATGTAgcgttcatcttcttctcatcATCTGCAACCACAGAAACAATGGGAACAGAATCATAAACCATCAGGAAGTAGAAAGAAAACCTCAAAATGATTCAAGAATGGTGTACAGACAGAGCCAAGGTGCACACCATCCTCCCCCTTCTTGACCATATCCCAATCAACAACCCTAGGCTGCACAGCACTGAGAAGCTCGAGGAAGAACAGCCCATCTGATATGCTCTTATCCTAGATAATCAATCAAGAGCTCAAGGCCATGCCCATGACACCATGACTAAAATTTAACAAAAATGAGAACATTGATAAACCTTGAAGCTTTCGATACGGGAAGTTTTGCCTGATTCCTTGATCTTATTATTCGCCCAGATGACAATGTCAGCATCTGTAATCTCTTTGTCTTTAGAGTGGGATCTCAAATTTTTTAGCAATTGTAGGATGCTGGTTCTCATGAGTTGCCACAGGAAAGCTGGAAAAATTATAAAAACAAATAGGATGCTTGTCCGAATGAGTTGCCACATGTAAGCTGGaaagaaaattttaaaacaaaatattataaaaaatataattagCAACCGAAATAAGATCAAACCTAAAACATATGTGGGGATTTACCTAGAATTAGCTTCTTGTTTCCTTGAACAATGTCATTTCCTGCTACATTTACAAGAGAGAATTTTAAATCCTTCCCTATTTTGACAACCTGGTTGCAGTTCTCCACCTTTCTAAACGGCATGATAATTGGAGGTTTTGATGCTTGCTTCCAGATAACTGACCCTGGTGAAATTTTGTCAAGCACCTCCAACATGACCCATCTGTAAATGAACTTCTgtaagagagaaaaatatttcAAGGCTAAGCAGCTGTTGAAAATGGAACTAACCCAGTCCTAACATCCTCAAACAAATTGTTCACATAAGTTGCAATTCCAAGACTGTTGATCCACAAGCGAAATGCTCTCTCTTCTCTGGTTGCTTCAACATCATCGGGAGTATCTTGAACCGGAGCCACATTGGTGGATGATAGACCGTTTCTGCACAAAATTTGCAAATCAGTTCATGCTATGAGCTAACCCAGGGGGAATGCTTTAGAACTTCTAATTTCTGCAATTATGAGGCTGTGTGATTTGTTTGATCTTCAGACATACCTAAGAATGGAACAAATCCTAATATATTGATGATATTTTAGGTGTACTCTTGCATGAAACTTAAGGGGCAAAACAATTTAGAGGACGACAAGAAGAGAGATCAGTCACTCCACTTACCTCTGCTGAAATATTTGTGCAACAAATGCCAAGTTGAGATTTGCAGAACCCTCAACAATATCTTTAGATGTCACATATCTTGTACAATCAAGCTTTTCTGCGGTTTCAAGTACTTTCTTTGCCCTTTCTTTAGGATCTGAAGTTTCTATCATGGTCGTCGAGCTATGCTCTGGAGCAAGGGCACTGAGAAGGTATGCATACGCTTCACCATCCTGTACATCAGAAGATATGAGAGAAAGAAATCAAATACTCCTATACAACAGATGTCACCATTCTGTGTTAGCACTTTTTAAAATGACGTGGAGATATAGAATGAATGATTTAACAGTCTTGCATAAATATGTCATAAGTCATAATATTCACCATCGATATGAAAAACAAATGCCCTACAGGTTGTGCATTGTTCAGGTCTGACTCATCCTGATATTAGTATCCAAGAATACTATGATATACATACCTTAACATCAGTTGAGAAATTTGTTACAGTTTTCTTGTACCCTGCCTTCTTTATATGGAAGTTCATCCATTTGAGCAACATCTTATCGGGTGCTAAGGTGACCAGCTCTTCAGCTTCCTGTATAACATCATGCA includes:
- the LOC100846519 gene encoding protein trichome birefringence-like 14 isoform X2, which encodes MSIALSCNELAGYCAVNKPGEKSKCPSESEPSPYPRPRSPTGKGAEQVRCIFRASMKGGSLDRLLASAPFLGCPLLLLVVLVAVFSVLDVSPVLTNFGITRLEEQPKISAQDKYLIDCNYGKGKWVADNKRPLYSGKECSRWLSLVWACRRMDRTDFSYESYRWQPNGCEIPDFSGQNFLKRMRHKTLAFVGDSLGRQQFQSMMCIATGGKHSPEVEDVSRKYGLVKAPNAFSPAGGSAYRFPSTNTTILFYWSATLSELQPLQNTTSSARTKKKTTTSYALHLDRPAEFLKQHLHSFDALVLNTGHHWSRQKFIRNHWELYDGGKPVIRKGKAAANFFTDARNAKLHNIARWLDAELLRRPGMKVFLRTMSPDHFVDGGWDTGGRCEDTAPLSGGSEVSGDRSGDLAAEHAVNGTRVKLLDVTAISRLRSEGHISNHSVGAQREKYDCLHWCLPGVPDLWNELLFAQI
- the LOC100846519 gene encoding protein trichome birefringence-like 14 isoform X3 produces the protein MSSASSRCAGCCFLGAGCVPRPHELRHNKVGGATENFRTGQDCNYGKGKWVADNKRPLYSGKECSRWLSLVWACRRMDRTDFSYESYRWQPNGCEIPDFSGQNFLKRMRHKTLAFVGDSLGRQQFQSMMCIATGGKHSPEVEDVSRKYGLVKAPNAFSPAGGSAYRFPSTNTTILFYWSATLSELQPLQNTTSSARTKKKTTTSYALHLDRPAEFLKQHLHSFDALVLNTGHHWSRQKFIRNHWELYDGGKPVIRKGKAAANFFTDARNAKLHNIARWLDAELLRRPGMKVFLRTMSPDHFVDGGWDTGGRCEDTAPLSGGSEVSGDRSGDLAAEHAVNGTRVKLLDVTAISRLRSEGHISNHSVGAQREKYDCLHWCLPGVPDLWNELLFAQI
- the LOC100821426 gene encoding fimbrin-5 isoform X2, whose product is MSNFVGVLVSDPWLQSQFTQVQLRTLKTKFVSAKKSDADIVAIKDLPPVMEKLRGIHEVLSEEEISNFLSESYPDTSQTIEFETFLREYLSLQAKGASKSGGKKKLKGSVSFLKASTTTLLHVINESEKTSYVNHINNFLGEDIFLKNFLPLDPESNDIFNLVRDGVLLCKLINVAVPGTIDERAINTKKDPNPWERNENHTLCLNSAKAIGCTIVNIGTQDLIEARPHLVLGLLSQIIKIQLLADLNLKKTPQLLELVADNSKEAEELVTLAPDKMLLKWMNFHIKKAGYKKTVTNFSTDVKDGEAYAYLLSALAPEHSSTTMIETSDPKERAKKVLETAEKLDCTRYVTSKDIVEGSANLNLAFVAQIFQQRNGLSSTNVAPVQDTPDDVEATREERAFRLWINSLGIATYVNNLFEDVRTGWVMLEVLDKISPGSVIWKQASKPPIIMPFRKVENCNQVVKIGKDLKFSLVNVAGNDIVQGNKKLILAFLWQLMRTSILQLLKNLRSHSKDKEITDADIVIWANNKIKESGKTSRIESFKDKSISDGLFFLELLSAVQPRVVDWDMVKKGEDDDEKKMNATYIISVARKLGCTVFLLPEDIMEVNPKMILTLTASIMYWSLQKHGPYDGPGPAGPEASQEALPEEEEEGEEGEEVEEEEEAEEEIIEDGVSNLTT
- the LOC100821426 gene encoding fimbrin-5 isoform X1; translation: MSNFVGVLVSDPWLQSQFTQVQLRTLKTKFVSAKKSDADIVAIKDLPPVMEKLRGIHEVLSEEEISNFLSESYPDTSQTIEFETFLREYLSLQAKGASKSGGKKKLKGSVSFLKASTTTLLHVINESEKTSYVNHINNFLGEDIFLKNFLPLDPESNDIFNLVRDGVLLCKLINVAVPGTIDERAINTKKDPNPWERNENHTLCLNSAKAIGCTIVNIGTQDLIEARPHLVLGLLSQIIKIQLLADLNLKKTPQLLELVADNSKEAEELVTLAPDKMLLKWMNFHIKKAGYKKTVTNFSTDVKDGEAYAYLLSALAPEHSSTTMIETSDPKERAKKVLETAEKLDCTRYVTSKDIVEGSANLNLAFVAQIFQQRNGLSSTNVAPVQDTPDDVEATREERAFRLWINSLGIATYVNNLFEDVRTGWVMLEVLDKISPGSVIWKQASKPPIIMPFRKVENCNQVVKIGKDLKFSLVNVAGNDIVQGNKKLILAYMWQLIRTSILFVFIIFPAFLWQLMRTSILQLLKNLRSHSKDKEITDADIVIWANNKIKESGKTSRIESFKDKSISDGLFFLELLSAVQPRVVDWDMVKKGEDDDEKKMNATYIISVARKLGCTVFLLPEDIMEVNPKMILTLTASIMYWSLQKHGPYDGPGPAGPEASQEALPEEEEEGEEGEEVEEEEEAEEEIIEDGVSNLTT
- the LOC100846519 gene encoding protein trichome birefringence-like 14 isoform X1, translating into MSIALSCNELAGYCAVNKPGEKSKCPSESEPSPYPRPRSPTGKGAEQVRCIFRASMKGGSLDRLLASAPFLGCPLLLLVVLVAVFSVLDVSPVLTNFGITRLEEQPKISAQDKLCEQTTTPSSNASSLDADACADSRPPIPSPYLIDCNYGKGKWVADNKRPLYSGKECSRWLSLVWACRRMDRTDFSYESYRWQPNGCEIPDFSGQNFLKRMRHKTLAFVGDSLGRQQFQSMMCIATGGKHSPEVEDVSRKYGLVKAPNAFSPAGGSAYRFPSTNTTILFYWSATLSELQPLQNTTSSARTKKKTTTSYALHLDRPAEFLKQHLHSFDALVLNTGHHWSRQKFIRNHWELYDGGKPVIRKGKAAANFFTDARNAKLHNIARWLDAELLRRPGMKVFLRTMSPDHFVDGGWDTGGRCEDTAPLSGGSEVSGDRSGDLAAEHAVNGTRVKLLDVTAISRLRSEGHISNHSVGAQREKYDCLHWCLPGVPDLWNELLFAQI